One Fontisphaera persica DNA window includes the following coding sequences:
- a CDS encoding sugar phosphate isomerase/epimerase family protein produces the protein MKSLSPHVASRRAWLQRAAAAAAALTLAPSCATSATTRPARYLIGCYTRPWDQLDYRVALDGIAEAGFQYVGLMTARGRPSLVVHVDSTPEEVAAVAAAVKARGLKVISIYGGDFRAEQSVAAGVAGLKRLVDYCVTCGCPHLLLGGTGDAKVFPAYYQAVREVCPYAEQKQVTLTIKPHGGLNATGPECRKIIESVGHRRFRLWYDPGNIFYYSDGKLDPVEDAGTVNGLVAGMSVKDFLPPKEVMLTPGTGRVNFPEVMRRLQRGGFTAGPLVIECLARGNGQDARFIVAEAKKARAFVEGLAAGVPPRS, from the coding sequence ATGAAGAGTCTCTCACCTCACGTTGCTTCCCGACGCGCCTGGCTGCAACGCGCCGCCGCGGCTGCCGCGGCGCTGACCCTTGCGCCATCGTGCGCTACTTCAGCCACCACGCGCCCCGCGCGCTACCTGATCGGTTGCTACACACGCCCTTGGGACCAACTGGATTATCGCGTCGCGTTGGATGGCATTGCCGAGGCAGGCTTTCAGTACGTGGGTCTGATGACTGCGCGCGGCCGGCCCTCGCTGGTGGTGCACGTGGACTCCACCCCCGAAGAAGTGGCCGCGGTGGCCGCCGCGGTCAAGGCGCGCGGGTTGAAGGTCATTTCCATTTATGGCGGCGACTTTCGCGCCGAGCAATCCGTGGCCGCGGGTGTGGCCGGCCTCAAGCGGTTGGTGGATTATTGCGTGACCTGCGGCTGCCCTCATCTGCTCCTCGGCGGCACCGGCGATGCCAAGGTCTTTCCCGCCTATTACCAGGCCGTGCGGGAAGTCTGTCCTTATGCCGAGCAAAAGCAGGTGACCCTCACCATCAAACCGCATGGCGGCTTGAATGCCACCGGGCCGGAGTGCCGTAAAATCATCGAATCGGTCGGGCACCGCCGTTTCCGCCTCTGGTACGACCCGGGGAATATTTTTTATTATTCGGACGGCAAGCTGGACCCGGTGGAAGATGCCGGTACCGTGAACGGACTGGTGGCTGGCATGAGCGTCAAAGATTTCCTGCCCCCCAAAGAAGTCATGCTGACGCCGGGCACCGGCCGGGTCAACTTTCCGGAAGTGATGCGCCGTTTGCAGCGGGGCGGGTTCACCGCCGGGCCGCTGGTAATTGAGTGTCTGGCGCGCGGCAACGGGCAGGATGCCCGCTTTATTGTGGCCGAGGCGAAAAAGGCGCGCGCTTTCGTGGAAGGGCTGGCGGCAGGCGTGCCGCCGCGTTCGTAA
- the glnA gene encoding type I glutamate--ammonia ligase has protein sequence MAKNTPKGVIEMAKKAGAKMFDIKFCDTFGSWQHFSCPIAELSEEIFTEGLGFDGSSIRGWKSIEASDMLAMPDPDTAFIDPFMEVPTLSLTATIAETGTKEPYGRDPRGIAQKAEKYLASTGVGDAAYFGPEAEFFVFDNVQYEVKTNAAFHSIDSIEGIWNSGREEMPNLGYKIRHKEGYFPVAPADTQQDLRTEMTLLMEQLGVTIERQHHEVATAGQAEIDIRFDTLVSCADKMMIYKYVVKNVAKKHGKTATFMPKPLFGDNGSGMHTHISVWKKGKPLFAGNAYAGLSPLALNFIGGILKHAKALCAICSPTTNSYKRLVPGYEAPVNLAYSARNRSAAIRIPTYSENPKAKRIEYRPPDPSANVYLSNAALLMAGLDGVLNKIDPGEPMDKNLYELPPEEHAKIPQVPSSLGEALDYLEKDYEFLLKGDVFTLDFIETWIAAKRKEHDAIRLRPHPYEFFLYYDV, from the coding sequence ATGGCAAAAAACACCCCAAAAGGCGTTATCGAAATGGCCAAGAAGGCCGGCGCCAAGATGTTTGACATCAAGTTCTGCGACACGTTTGGCTCCTGGCAGCACTTTAGCTGCCCGATTGCCGAGTTGTCGGAAGAGATCTTCACGGAGGGACTGGGCTTTGATGGCTCGTCCATTCGTGGCTGGAAATCCATTGAGGCGTCCGACATGCTGGCCATGCCGGATCCCGATACCGCCTTCATTGATCCGTTCATGGAAGTGCCCACGCTGTCGCTGACGGCGACCATAGCGGAAACCGGCACCAAGGAGCCGTATGGCCGCGATCCGCGGGGCATTGCGCAGAAGGCCGAAAAATACCTGGCCAGCACGGGCGTGGGCGATGCCGCCTACTTTGGGCCGGAAGCGGAGTTCTTTGTCTTCGACAATGTGCAGTACGAGGTGAAGACCAACGCGGCTTTTCACAGCATTGACTCGATTGAAGGCATCTGGAACAGCGGTCGGGAGGAGATGCCCAACCTGGGTTACAAAATCCGGCACAAGGAAGGTTACTTCCCCGTGGCGCCGGCGGACACGCAGCAGGACCTGCGCACGGAGATGACCCTGTTGATGGAGCAGCTTGGCGTGACCATTGAGCGCCAGCACCACGAGGTGGCCACGGCGGGCCAGGCGGAAATTGACATCCGCTTTGACACGCTGGTGAGCTGCGCCGACAAGATGATGATTTACAAATACGTGGTGAAAAACGTGGCCAAGAAGCACGGCAAGACGGCCACCTTCATGCCCAAGCCCCTGTTTGGCGACAACGGCTCCGGCATGCACACCCACATCAGCGTGTGGAAGAAGGGCAAGCCGTTGTTTGCGGGCAACGCGTACGCCGGCCTCAGCCCGCTGGCGTTGAACTTCATTGGCGGCATCCTCAAGCATGCCAAGGCGTTGTGCGCCATTTGCAGCCCCACCACCAACTCCTACAAACGGCTGGTGCCGGGCTATGAAGCCCCGGTGAACCTGGCGTACAGCGCGCGCAACCGCTCGGCGGCCATTCGCATCCCCACCTACAGCGAGAATCCGAAGGCCAAGCGCATTGAGTATCGCCCGCCGGATCCCTCGGCCAACGTGTACCTGAGCAACGCGGCCCTGCTCATGGCGGGCCTGGACGGCGTGCTCAACAAGATTGACCCCGGTGAGCCGATGGACAAGAACCTGTACGAGCTGCCGCCCGAGGAACATGCCAAGATTCCGCAGGTGCCCAGCAGCCTCGGCGAGGCGCTGGATTACCTGGAGAAGGACTACGAATTCCTGCTCAAGGGTGACGTCTTCACCCTCGACTTCATCGAGACTTGGATTGCCGCCAAACGGAAGGAGCATGACGCCATCCGGCTGCGGCCGCATCCGTACGAATTCTTCCTGTATTACGATGTGTAA
- a CDS encoding ammonium transporter codes for MKKIFLVLSLLGWLTLGGVVTAAGADAPAKPERSLAERIEDLEAYMNNVARGGNTNAPSKIPGPGPGHNAWQMTSTALVLFMTLPGLALFYGGLVRRKNVLSVMAQCLGIAGMSTVLWYICGYSLAFAPGNPFLGGFDFLFLKGVNGGEVGQGSNWISNNVWAMFQLTFAIITPALIVGAIAERMKFSALMLFMLGWMFLVYYPLAHMVWAADGLMCGPLNPNAKIKALDFAGGTVVHMSSGWSALVLCLILGKRLGFPKEPMPPHSMVLTMIGTGMLWVGWYGFNAGSALAADGIAANAFTTTTLAAATGGFVWGMAEYALKGKPSVLGFCSGIVAGLVVITPAAGFVTATGAMIIGVVAGIVPFLACWKLKSWLGYDDSLDTFGVHGVGGTLGALMTGILATPEANPVVESVKDGLLFAQIKAIVVTLVLSIVATAILAYIIKAVMGLRHSPEAETVGLDLTDHGEEGYYGRS; via the coding sequence ATGAAAAAGATTTTTCTTGTGCTGAGCTTGTTGGGCTGGCTGACGCTGGGCGGCGTCGTGACGGCGGCCGGGGCAGACGCGCCCGCGAAGCCGGAGCGTTCTTTGGCGGAGCGCATTGAAGATTTGGAGGCTTACATGAACAACGTGGCGCGTGGTGGCAACACCAACGCCCCCTCCAAAATCCCCGGCCCCGGACCGGGCCACAACGCGTGGCAGATGACTTCGACGGCGCTGGTGTTGTTCATGACGTTGCCGGGGCTGGCCTTGTTTTATGGCGGTTTGGTGCGGCGCAAGAACGTGCTGTCCGTCATGGCTCAATGTTTGGGCATTGCCGGCATGTCCACGGTGCTGTGGTACATTTGTGGTTACAGCCTGGCCTTTGCGCCCGGCAACCCTTTCCTGGGCGGCTTTGATTTCCTGTTTCTCAAGGGCGTCAATGGCGGGGAGGTGGGGCAAGGGAGCAACTGGATTAGCAACAACGTTTGGGCCATGTTTCAGCTCACCTTTGCAATCATCACCCCGGCCCTGATTGTGGGCGCCATTGCCGAACGCATGAAGTTTTCCGCGCTGATGTTGTTCATGCTGGGCTGGATGTTTCTGGTGTATTACCCGCTGGCGCACATGGTGTGGGCGGCGGACGGCTTGATGTGCGGGCCGCTGAATCCCAATGCAAAAATCAAGGCGCTGGACTTTGCCGGCGGCACGGTGGTGCACATGTCGTCCGGGTGGTCCGCGCTGGTGCTGTGCCTGATTCTGGGCAAGCGGCTGGGATTCCCGAAGGAGCCCATGCCGCCGCACAGCATGGTGCTGACGATGATTGGCACGGGCATGCTGTGGGTGGGCTGGTATGGGTTTAACGCTGGCAGCGCGCTGGCCGCGGATGGCATTGCTGCCAATGCCTTCACCACCACCACGCTGGCGGCGGCCACGGGCGGTTTTGTGTGGGGCATGGCGGAATACGCGCTCAAGGGCAAGCCGAGCGTGCTGGGCTTCTGCTCCGGTATCGTGGCCGGCCTGGTGGTGATTACCCCGGCAGCGGGTTTTGTGACCGCTACTGGCGCCATGATTATTGGCGTGGTCGCGGGCATTGTGCCCTTCCTGGCCTGCTGGAAACTGAAGTCCTGGCTGGGTTATGACGATTCGCTGGACACCTTTGGCGTGCACGGCGTCGGCGGCACGCTGGGCGCGCTGATGACCGGCATCCTGGCCACTCCGGAGGCCAACCCGGTGGTGGAGTCGGTGAAGGATGGGTTGCTTTTCGCCCAAATCAAAGCTATCGTCGTGACCTTGGTGCTCTCCATCGTGGCGACCGCCATCCTGGCCTACATCATCAAGGCTGTGATGGGCTTGCGGCACAGCCCGGAGGCGGAGACGGTGGGTCTGGATTTGACCGACCACGGCGAAGAGGGCTACTACGGCCGGAGCTAA
- a CDS encoding P-II family nitrogen regulator, translating to MKKIEAIIKPFKLDDVKDALSDLGIEGMTVTEVKGFGRQKGHTEIYRGSEYTVDFLPKIKVEVVVADAQCEAAVGAILKSAKTGKIGDGKIFITTIDEAIRIRTEERGQQAV from the coding sequence ATGAAAAAAATCGAAGCCATCATCAAACCGTTCAAATTGGACGATGTCAAAGATGCCTTGAGTGACCTGGGCATCGAGGGCATGACAGTCACGGAGGTCAAGGGATTCGGCAGGCAGAAGGGTCACACGGAAATCTACCGTGGCAGCGAGTACACGGTGGACTTCCTTCCCAAAATCAAGGTGGAGGTGGTTGTGGCGGATGCGCAGTGCGAGGCAGCGGTGGGGGCGATTTTGAAGTCGGCCAAGACGGGCAAGATTGGCGACGGCAAAATCTTCATCACCACCATAGACGAGGCCATCCGGATTCGGACGGAGGAGCGGGGACAGCAGGCGGTGTGA
- a CDS encoding winged helix-turn-helix transcriptional regulator, with amino-acid sequence MTTATSAKARYLSLPERRNYRRLEDVVGCKWSAAVLAAIGRGVCRPGQLERFIPGISTKVLNERLRKLLNYGLITRQEHPGKVMRVEYHLTSTGRRLVNIIEQLQELDEEHNSRRADEPELSGR; translated from the coding sequence ATGACCACCGCCACATCAGCCAAAGCCCGCTACCTGTCCCTGCCTGAGCGCCGTAATTATCGCCGCTTGGAGGACGTGGTGGGCTGCAAATGGTCTGCCGCCGTTTTGGCCGCCATAGGGCGGGGAGTCTGTCGTCCCGGCCAGCTTGAGCGATTCATTCCCGGCATATCCACCAAAGTGTTGAATGAACGTTTGCGCAAGCTTCTGAATTACGGGTTGATTACCCGCCAGGAGCATCCCGGCAAAGTGATGCGGGTGGAATACCATTTGACCTCCACCGGCCGGCGGCTGGTGAACATCATTGAGCAATTGCAGGAATTGGACGAGGAGCACAACAGCAGGCGCGCCGACGAGCCTGAGCTTTCCGGTAGATAA
- a CDS encoding thioredoxin family protein, whose product MKTKALFYHAGCPVCVAAEQNLAAALDPQRFEVEIVHLGHDKSRLAEAERAGVKSVPALVLHGQAYHINFGASLSALR is encoded by the coding sequence ATGAAAACCAAAGCCCTGTTCTATCACGCCGGCTGCCCGGTTTGCGTGGCCGCCGAGCAAAACCTTGCCGCCGCCCTGGACCCCCAGCGTTTCGAGGTGGAAATTGTCCACCTCGGTCATGACAAGTCCCGTTTGGCCGAAGCGGAACGCGCCGGGGTGAAATCGGTTCCGGCGCTGGTCCTCCATGGCCAGGCTTACCACATCAACTTTGGCGCCAGTCTCAGCGCATTGCGCTGA
- a CDS encoding glycosyl hydrolase: MSSWAADLAREFRQPPLSARPWVYWFFINGNITREGITADLGAMKAAGIGGVILMEVDVGVPAGPVHFMGPEWRALFKHAVQEAERLGLEMAVNVGPGWTGSGGPWVPVEQSMQHVVVAETNLVGGQRFEGRLPLPAPHPPVFGYLPRELEQARANYYRDLAVLAVPAETPCGLQEELAEKALYVRMPFSSQPGVKPYLAGTFASEEKGLPAGQVVDLTTKLLEDGRLVWDAPPGRWRVLRFGLRTTGANTRPAPPPGIGFECDKFERTAVKAHFDHFVGGLLREIGPRPVKRTAGWTMLHLDSWEMGAQNGSANLLAEFQKRRGYDARPWLPVLAGCLIQSRRDTERFLWDWRQTAQELVVENYALYTRELGRAHGFQLSIEPYDMNPCSDLSLGGVADVPMGEFWAEGLGFNAAYSCLEAVSIGHTHGRPVVPAEAFTSEVKEGFSLHPGAMKAQADWAFCLGINRLVFHRFAHQPWPNYAPGMTMGPYGAHYERTQTWWPLAGAWHEYLARCQTLLQRGRPVADILYLAPEGAPLVWQPPPSALGGSDFLPERKGYNFAGCAPELLYGARVQGGRLVLASGAEFKVLVLPEMGVMTPRLLSKVRELVRAGATVMGPPVETSPSLSPDARDELLRDMVEELWGAQPVPMQARQVGKGKVVSTDGRRWREAYSRATQKPEPWPQTARWIWLAEGEPHKSAPPGACRFQRSFVLSEGAVVTQAWLRITADNSFVARLNGQAVGRGDNFNLMYEFSVESALRAGANILEVTAENAGDAPNPAGLLAVLQMRFSNGEVRLIVTDEQWQAVAGLTPSEPMRPALALGPPGMAPWSKAGQQRAASALPSLYGDFTQVAQVLRGMGVPPDFEADAPLRYTHRQMPGVDIYFVANPARNAVTARCWFRVSGRRPERWDPKTGVQHRLTDYREEAGRTTLTLALGPEESCFIVWQKSWTAPRTAGSAGAGRPALAIEIGGPWLVRFQPGRGAPESVTLEKLMDLSQHPEAGIRFYSGLATYQTTVHWQPPWAGARATLDLGRVAVMARVRVNGREAGVAWHEPCVVELTPALQRGENRIEIEVANLWVNRLIGDEHLPPDAEWNRNGSLKSWPEWVRQGQPSPSGRVAFATWRHWSKDSPLPPSGLLGPVTLRVQ, from the coding sequence GTGTCGTCATGGGCTGCGGACCTGGCGCGAGAATTCCGCCAGCCTCCGCTCTCGGCCAGACCGTGGGTGTATTGGTTTTTCATCAACGGCAACATCACGCGCGAGGGCATCACGGCCGATTTAGGCGCCATGAAGGCAGCCGGCATCGGGGGCGTGATATTGATGGAGGTGGATGTGGGCGTGCCCGCGGGGCCAGTGCATTTCATGGGGCCGGAGTGGCGAGCGCTGTTCAAACATGCCGTGCAGGAGGCCGAGAGGCTGGGATTGGAGATGGCGGTGAATGTGGGGCCGGGGTGGACCGGCAGCGGAGGGCCGTGGGTGCCGGTCGAGCAGTCCATGCAACACGTGGTGGTGGCGGAAACCAATCTCGTGGGCGGTCAGCGTTTCGAGGGCCGCCTGCCCCTGCCTGCGCCGCACCCGCCGGTGTTTGGGTATTTACCCAGAGAGCTGGAGCAGGCGCGGGCCAATTATTACCGCGATTTGGCGGTGCTGGCGGTGCCCGCGGAGACGCCGTGCGGCCTACAAGAGGAGCTGGCAGAAAAAGCGTTGTATGTGCGCATGCCTTTCTCCTCGCAACCAGGCGTCAAACCCTACCTGGCAGGGACCTTCGCCAGCGAGGAGAAAGGGTTGCCCGCCGGGCAGGTGGTGGATTTAACCACGAAATTGCTGGAGGACGGCCGGCTGGTTTGGGACGCGCCGCCCGGGCGTTGGCGGGTGCTGCGGTTTGGCCTGCGCACCACGGGCGCCAACACGCGGCCGGCCCCGCCGCCGGGCATTGGTTTTGAGTGCGACAAGTTTGAGCGCACGGCGGTCAAGGCGCATTTCGATCATTTTGTCGGCGGGCTTTTGCGCGAGATTGGCCCGCGTCCCGTTAAACGCACTGCGGGTTGGACGATGCTGCATTTGGACAGTTGGGAGATGGGCGCGCAAAACGGCTCGGCCAACCTCCTGGCGGAGTTTCAAAAGCGGCGCGGCTACGATGCCCGCCCGTGGCTGCCGGTGCTGGCGGGGTGCCTCATCCAAAGCCGCAGAGACACGGAGCGTTTTCTGTGGGACTGGCGGCAGACGGCGCAGGAGTTGGTGGTGGAAAATTACGCCCTCTACACCCGGGAGCTGGGACGCGCCCACGGTTTTCAATTGTCCATTGAGCCGTATGACATGAATCCGTGCTCGGATTTGTCGCTCGGCGGGGTGGCCGATGTGCCCATGGGTGAGTTTTGGGCGGAAGGCTTGGGGTTCAATGCGGCTTACAGTTGTCTGGAGGCAGTATCCATCGGCCACACTCACGGGCGGCCGGTGGTGCCGGCCGAGGCCTTTACCTCCGAGGTGAAAGAGGGCTTTTCCCTGCATCCCGGCGCCATGAAGGCCCAGGCGGACTGGGCGTTTTGCCTGGGCATCAACCGCCTCGTGTTTCACCGGTTTGCGCATCAACCCTGGCCCAATTATGCGCCCGGCATGACGATGGGGCCTTATGGCGCGCATTACGAGCGCACGCAAACATGGTGGCCGCTGGCCGGTGCGTGGCATGAGTACCTGGCGCGTTGCCAGACCTTGCTGCAACGGGGACGGCCCGTGGCTGACATACTCTACCTGGCCCCGGAGGGGGCGCCGTTGGTCTGGCAACCGCCCCCCTCGGCATTGGGCGGCTCGGATTTTTTGCCAGAGCGCAAAGGCTACAATTTCGCCGGTTGCGCGCCGGAATTGTTATATGGCGCGCGCGTGCAAGGCGGCCGGTTGGTGTTGGCGAGCGGGGCCGAGTTCAAGGTGCTCGTATTGCCGGAGATGGGGGTTATGACGCCCCGCTTGTTGAGCAAGGTGCGGGAGCTGGTGCGGGCAGGGGCTACGGTCATGGGGCCGCCAGTGGAGACGTCACCCAGTTTAAGTCCGGATGCCCGCGATGAATTGTTGCGGGACATGGTGGAGGAATTGTGGGGCGCCCAACCCGTGCCCATGCAGGCGCGGCAGGTGGGCAAGGGAAAGGTGGTTTCCACCGATGGCCGGCGCTGGCGCGAGGCATATTCCAGAGCAACCCAAAAACCCGAGCCATGGCCGCAAACGGCCCGGTGGATTTGGCTGGCCGAGGGCGAGCCGCATAAGTCGGCGCCGCCGGGAGCCTGCCGTTTTCAACGCAGCTTTGTCCTGTCGGAAGGCGCCGTGGTCACCCAGGCTTGGTTGCGGATAACCGCTGATAATTCTTTTGTGGCGCGGCTCAACGGGCAGGCGGTGGGCCGTGGTGACAATTTTAATCTCATGTATGAGTTTTCCGTGGAGTCGGCCTTGCGCGCGGGCGCCAATATTCTGGAAGTGACGGCGGAGAATGCCGGAGATGCGCCCAATCCCGCCGGGTTGCTGGCTGTTTTGCAGATGCGTTTCAGCAACGGGGAGGTGCGTCTGATTGTCACAGATGAACAATGGCAGGCTGTCGCAGGCCTTACACCAAGCGAACCGATGCGGCCCGCATTGGCGCTTGGCCCGCCGGGCATGGCTCCGTGGTCCAAGGCGGGGCAGCAACGGGCGGCCAGTGCCCTTCCCAGTCTGTACGGGGATTTTACGCAGGTGGCCCAGGTATTGCGCGGCATGGGGGTCCCTCCTGATTTTGAGGCAGATGCCCCCTTGCGCTACACCCACCGGCAGATGCCGGGGGTGGATATTTACTTTGTGGCCAACCCGGCACGTAACGCAGTCACCGCCCGTTGCTGGTTTCGCGTGTCCGGCCGGCGCCCGGAGCGGTGGGACCCCAAAACCGGCGTGCAACACAGGCTCACCGATTATCGCGAGGAAGCGGGCCGCACAACATTGACGCTGGCCTTGGGCCCGGAGGAGTCATGCTTCATCGTCTGGCAAAAATCCTGGACGGCGCCGCGGACGGCCGGCTCGGCAGGCGCGGGCCGACCGGCGTTGGCCATCGAGATTGGCGGGCCGTGGCTGGTGCGGTTTCAACCGGGGCGCGGGGCGCCGGAGTCGGTGACGCTGGAGAAACTCATGGATTTATCACAACACCCCGAGGCTGGCATCCGTTTTTACAGCGGCCTGGCCACGTACCAAACCACCGTGCACTGGCAGCCCCCTTGGGCGGGTGCCCGGGCCACGCTGGACTTGGGCCGGGTGGCCGTGATGGCGCGAGTGCGAGTGAATGGACGCGAGGCCGGCGTGGCATGGCATGAGCCGTGCGTGGTGGAACTCACGCCGGCGCTCCAGCGGGGGGAAAACCGCATTGAAATTGAAGTCGCCAACCTATGGGTGAACCGCCTGATTGGGGACGAGCATCTGCCGCCGGACGCTGAGTGGAACCGCAACGGCAGCCTCAAATCCTGGCCGGAATGGGTCCGGCAAGGACAGCCCAGCCCCAGCGGACGGGTGGCTTTTGCCACATGGCGGCATTGGAGCAAGGACTCTCCCCTGCCACCCTCCGGCCTGCTGGGGCCGGTTACCTTGCGGGTGCAATGA
- a CDS encoding carbohydrate kinase family protein: protein MAKTSGTTRCGLLAGGNWIIDQVKIIDAYPQPEHLGNILDQYQGTGGAPYNVLVDLAKLGVDFPLAGAGLVGKDALGEAIFADCKAHNIDTRFLAATPAAPTSFTDVMTEQANGRRTFFHQRGANALWDAKGLDFSKTKARIFHLGYLLLLDKLDQPDTKYGTKAARLLAEAQAAGLKTCVDVVSEDSDRFSAIVTPALKHVDYCILNEIEAGRTAGFKPRTPEGQIDTVALRHTAGTLLQQGVRELVVIHFPEGCFARTRRGEDVWQSSLKLPDKYIAGSAGAGDAFCAGVLLGLHEGWELQRCLLAGVCVAAMSLSHATCTAGMKSLQSCLALAKKFGFRPPLVSED, encoded by the coding sequence ATGGCAAAAACCTCTGGCACAACTCGGTGCGGCCTGCTGGCCGGCGGAAATTGGATTATTGACCAGGTTAAAATCATTGACGCCTATCCTCAACCTGAGCATCTGGGCAACATCCTCGACCAATACCAGGGCACCGGCGGCGCACCTTATAATGTGCTGGTGGACCTGGCCAAACTGGGCGTGGATTTTCCCCTCGCCGGCGCCGGCCTGGTAGGCAAAGATGCCTTGGGCGAGGCCATCTTCGCGGATTGCAAAGCCCATAACATTGATACCCGCTTCCTTGCCGCCACGCCCGCCGCGCCCACTTCCTTCACCGATGTCATGACCGAGCAGGCCAATGGCCGTCGCACTTTCTTCCATCAACGCGGTGCCAATGCCCTCTGGGATGCCAAAGGATTGGATTTTTCCAAAACCAAAGCCCGCATCTTCCACCTCGGCTACCTGCTATTGCTCGATAAACTCGACCAGCCCGACACCAAGTACGGCACCAAGGCCGCCCGCCTTCTGGCCGAAGCCCAGGCCGCCGGCCTCAAAACTTGCGTGGACGTGGTCAGCGAAGACAGCGACCGCTTCAGCGCCATCGTCACCCCAGCCCTCAAACACGTGGATTACTGCATCCTCAATGAAATCGAAGCCGGCCGCACCGCTGGCTTCAAACCGCGCACCCCCGAAGGCCAGATTGACACCGTGGCCCTTCGCCACACCGCCGGCACGCTGCTGCAGCAGGGCGTGCGCGAGCTGGTGGTGATACACTTCCCTGAAGGCTGCTTCGCCCGCACCCGCCGCGGCGAGGATGTCTGGCAATCCAGCCTGAAACTGCCGGACAAATACATTGCCGGCTCCGCTGGCGCGGGCGATGCCTTCTGCGCCGGTGTCCTCCTCGGCCTCCATGAAGGGTGGGAATTGCAGCGCTGCCTCCTGGCCGGCGTGTGCGTCGCCGCCATGTCCCTTTCCCATGCCACCTGCACCGCAGGAATGAAATCGCTGCAAAGCTGCCTGGCGCTCGCCAAAAAATTTGGTTTCCGTCCCCCGCTGGTATCAGAAGATTAA
- a CDS encoding competence type IV pilus major pilin ComGC translates to MRINRNRKSGFTLVEIMIVVAIIGLLAAIAIPNFVKARTTAQKNACVNNLRQIDGAKEQWALENGKKGTDTPGDGDLFGDGKYIKQKPTCPANGTYTIGDMQTKPKCSVTDHTLP, encoded by the coding sequence ATGCGTATCAACCGTAATCGTAAATCCGGCTTCACGCTGGTGGAAATCATGATCGTGGTGGCCATCATCGGCCTGCTCGCTGCGATCGCCATTCCCAACTTCGTGAAAGCCCGCACCACCGCGCAAAAGAATGCGTGCGTCAACAACCTCCGTCAGATTGACGGCGCCAAGGAACAGTGGGCCCTCGAAAACGGCAAGAAGGGCACCGATACCCCGGGTGATGGCGACCTGTTTGGCGATGGCAAGTACATCAAACAGAAACCCACCTGCCCCGCCAACGGCACCTACACCATCGGTGACATGCAAACCAAGCCCAAATGCAGCGTGACTGACCACACCCTGCCCTAA
- a CDS encoding competence type IV pilus major pilin ComGC: protein MRINRNRKSGFTLVEIMIVVAIIGLLAAIAIPNFVKARTTAQKNACVNNLRQIDGAKEQWALENGKKGTDTPGDGDLFGDGKYIKQKPTCPANGTYTIGDMQTKPTCSVTDHTLP, encoded by the coding sequence ATGCGTATCAACCGTAATCGTAAATCCGGCTTCACGCTGGTGGAAATCATGATCGTGGTGGCCATCATCGGCCTGCTCGCTGCGATCGCCATTCCCAACTTCGTGAAAGCCCGCACCACCGCGCAAAAGAATGCGTGCGTCAACAACCTCCGTCAGATTGACGGCGCCAAGGAACAGTGGGCCCTCGAAAACGGCAAGAAGGGCACCGACACCCCGGGTGATGGCGACCTGTTTGGCGATGGCAAGTACATCAAACAGAAACCCACCTGCCCCGCCAACGGCACCTACACCATCGGCGACATGCAGACCAAGCCCACCTGCAGCGTGACTGACCACACCCTGCCCTAA
- a CDS encoding acyl-CoA thioesterase encodes MRHEKTLVIRPEFLNHAGHLFGGYMMKWADEMAYSAASLAFPGANFVTKLFGQFDFKSPVLLGDIIKIYSEVENVGHTSCKINVWAINARQHHEVFRTFAVMVNVQDGHKAPLPPPEVQPAVPLTEVNP; translated from the coding sequence ATGCGGCACGAAAAAACCCTCGTCATCCGCCCCGAGTTCCTCAATCACGCCGGCCATTTGTTCGGCGGGTACATGATGAAGTGGGCGGATGAAATGGCTTACAGCGCCGCCTCGCTCGCCTTTCCGGGTGCCAATTTTGTCACCAAACTCTTTGGCCAGTTCGATTTCAAGTCTCCCGTCCTCCTGGGGGACATCATCAAGATTTACAGCGAGGTGGAAAACGTGGGGCACACGTCTTGCAAAATCAACGTCTGGGCAATCAATGCCCGCCAACATCACGAGGTCTTCCGCACCTTTGCCGTAATGGTTAACGTGCAGGACGGCCACAAAGCACCCCTCCCACCACCAGAGGTTCAGCCAGCCGTCCCCCTCACCGAAGTCAACCCATGA